The following coding sequences are from one Magnetococcales bacterium window:
- a CDS encoding PilZ domain-containing protein, translated as MSDRNKRKTIRLPYSTRIQLKVAGHEWSGHVKDFSTNGLLICLDTVPGKIPPRLTDQGIIIFQIEGIDMEIMVTVVRSIDNHCGVEFKHPF; from the coding sequence ATGAGCGACCGAAACAAACGCAAAACCATCCGCCTCCCTTACTCCACCCGTATCCAACTGAAAGTGGCTGGACACGAATGGTCTGGTCATGTCAAGGATTTCAGCACCAATGGCTTGTTGATTTGTCTGGATACGGTTCCTGGCAAGATACCTCCCCGACTGACGGATCAGGGCATCATTATTTTCCAGATTGAGGGGATCGATATGGAAATCATGGTTACCGTTGTCCGATCAATCGACAATCACTGCGGCGTCGAATTCAAGCACCCTTTCTGA
- a CDS encoding bacteriohemerythrin, with product MVRIEKLNQSSLFLSGSAWLYMAVFVEAILIGMAILWFGMHASWWLLILIAMLVGGVFGFLAWKMSRTALPSDGLDGSELIKEQLAKLPDLPETGVSFKNNKDIKAGIKKIIDYFIRSVRIIGMQAGNASAIIMELIQIHKFFGRDVNSLYDLAGKIDESNNQLAQEVSATKSQLSQIAMNMDVLATSSGDISSDIEKVANASKAAEQNLRSMAEAADNMVLHLQNVFAQLSRSSESTSEVGEATERMVCSFDDVRTQCHVANSASDEANQATRAFAAVLSELANAAKEIGAVVDFIYEIADQTNMLALNAAIEAAGAGDAGKGFAVVASEIKTLAQKTVQATSNIEEKILEIQDKSAEATSVSGQVFKLVDRIHDVNREIVQAIDGQHQATQSVSHAMEQVKDAMLTIMQSTHELESATNNVAEEAVKGVASVEEISAKASDVARTAWDMEQQTREARKFSVSTYDFAKNTNELSQQVKEKLATSLRMTRFLHGSINHFGSLADIARETNDIFHDNLLTFEGFSEPFEMFRFKSDVLSMMGQLVKAAFGNVKLKNDAFATWEKSEVGKWILANQDAPLAAMPLFEEIKSGCQGMHAAASTVIASINDNPTPGNQDTTAREAMRVVNGERRKLFAALDKLYLTPLDFQPNFTNLVEWQNNLNIGVPEIDSDHKKLFGILNVLHKSFNSEEGRNKQEAILKELIDYAKGHFAREEKYMLQANDPQLANHQAQHRGFLQQAGKSAGLVGEKSHTLLLDLSIFVRNWFLFHISKWDLEMGRHLATSGNRQKP from the coding sequence GTGGTCAGGATTGAAAAATTGAATCAATCATCCCTGTTTTTATCTGGTTCTGCATGGCTGTACATGGCGGTTTTTGTGGAAGCAATTTTGATTGGCATGGCCATTTTATGGTTCGGCATGCATGCTTCGTGGTGGTTGTTGATCCTGATCGCCATGCTCGTTGGGGGTGTGTTTGGTTTTCTGGCCTGGAAAATGTCCCGAACTGCCTTGCCATCCGATGGCCTGGATGGGTCCGAGCTAATAAAAGAACAGCTTGCCAAGTTGCCGGATCTTCCGGAAACAGGCGTCTCTTTTAAAAATAATAAAGACATCAAGGCCGGAATAAAAAAAATCATTGATTATTTTATCCGGTCTGTTCGTATCATTGGCATGCAGGCCGGTAATGCTTCCGCGATCATCATGGAATTGATCCAGATTCACAAATTTTTCGGCAGGGATGTCAACAGCCTTTATGACCTGGCAGGAAAGATTGATGAAAGCAACAATCAACTGGCCCAGGAAGTATCCGCAACCAAAAGCCAGCTCAGTCAGATTGCCATGAACATGGATGTCCTGGCAACATCCTCAGGTGATATTTCCAGTGATATCGAAAAAGTTGCCAACGCATCCAAGGCGGCAGAACAAAATCTGCGCAGCATGGCCGAAGCCGCCGACAATATGGTTCTTCATCTGCAAAACGTGTTTGCGCAGTTGAGTCGTTCGAGTGAATCCACATCTGAGGTGGGTGAAGCCACGGAGCGCATGGTCTGCTCCTTCGATGATGTCCGTACCCAGTGTCACGTTGCCAACTCGGCTTCCGACGAGGCGAATCAGGCAACACGCGCTTTTGCTGCCGTTTTGAGCGAACTGGCCAATGCCGCCAAGGAGATTGGGGCGGTGGTGGATTTCATTTATGAAATTGCCGATCAGACCAACATGCTGGCATTGAATGCGGCCATCGAGGCAGCCGGGGCTGGTGATGCCGGTAAGGGATTTGCCGTGGTTGCCAGCGAAATCAAGACCCTGGCCCAGAAGACCGTGCAGGCGACCAGCAACATTGAAGAAAAAATCCTGGAAATTCAGGACAAATCGGCTGAGGCAACCTCGGTCTCCGGGCAGGTGTTCAAACTGGTGGATCGTATCCACGATGTCAACCGGGAGATTGTCCAGGCCATCGATGGTCAGCACCAGGCAACCCAAAGCGTTTCCCACGCCATGGAGCAGGTCAAGGATGCCATGTTGACGATCATGCAAAGCACGCATGAACTCGAATCCGCCACCAACAACGTCGCCGAAGAGGCAGTCAAGGGCGTCGCGAGTGTGGAAGAAATCTCTGCCAAGGCGTCCGATGTTGCAAGAACGGCCTGGGACATGGAGCAGCAAACCCGGGAAGCCAGAAAATTTTCTGTTTCGACCTATGATTTTGCCAAAAATACCAATGAACTATCCCAGCAAGTGAAGGAAAAGCTGGCAACCTCCCTGCGCATGACCCGTTTTCTGCATGGTTCCATCAACCATTTTGGCAGCCTGGCCGACATTGCCCGGGAAACCAATGATATTTTCCATGACAACTTGTTGACTTTTGAGGGTTTTTCCGAACCGTTCGAAATGTTTCGCTTCAAGAGCGATGTCCTGAGCATGATGGGACAACTGGTCAAGGCCGCTTTCGGAAACGTGAAACTGAAAAATGATGCCTTTGCCACCTGGGAAAAAAGCGAAGTGGGCAAATGGATTCTGGCCAATCAGGACGCACCGCTTGCAGCCATGCCCTTGTTCGAGGAGATCAAAAGCGGCTGTCAGGGCATGCATGCCGCAGCCTCGACTGTCATTGCCTCGATCAATGACAACCCAACCCCTGGCAATCAAGACACCACAGCCAGGGAAGCCATGCGCGTTGTCAACGGCGAACGGCGGAAACTGTTCGCCGCCCTGGACAAACTTTATCTGACACCTCTCGACTTTCAGCCGAACTTTACAAATCTTGTCGAGTGGCAGAACAACCTGAACATCGGCGTGCCGGAAATTGACAGCGATCACAAAAAATTGTTTGGCATACTTAATGTTCTGCATAAATCCTTCAATTCGGAAGAAGGCAGAAACAAACAGGAAGCCATCCTGAAAGAGTTGATCGATTATGCCAAGGGACATTTTGCCCGTGAAGAAAAATACATGCTACAGGCAAACGATCCGCAACTCGCAAACCATCAGGCACAGCACAGGGGATTTTTGCAACAGGCAGGAAAATCGGCCGGACTCGTGGGAGAAAAAAGTCACACCCTGTTACTGGACCTGTCCATTTTCGTCAGAAACTGGTTTTTGTTTCACATTTCAAAATGGGACCTGGAAATGGGACGCCATCTGGCCACGTCAGGCAACAGACAAAAGCCATGA